The following coding sequences lie in one Arachis stenosperma cultivar V10309 chromosome 5, arast.V10309.gnm1.PFL2, whole genome shotgun sequence genomic window:
- the LOC130983001 gene encoding histone-lysine N-methyltransferase CLF, which yields MASKSPPLPPPPPFASSSRSELPVDPSGNKAEEVTPTVKDVSMVIDSLKKQVAAERIVSVKKRMEENRHKLVGVTNHLCRLSMERMACNETDTHRSLDLLTKRQKDAIDMHNGVLASSDDGESNSYPEDGHGSTAVLLGSNVAVKNAVRPIKLPEVKRLPPYTTWIFLDRNQRMTEDQSVVGRRRIYYDQNGGEALICSDSEEEIIDDEEEKREFVDSEDYILRMTVRELGLSDTVLDSLAQCFSRNTSEIKARYETLSNEDNAARGSKNGDTEDISQSEKSFLEKDLEAALDSFDNLFCRRCLVFDCRLHGCSQDLVFPAEKQPLWNPPDTENAPCGPNCFKSVLKSGRFSKATSSAQADVEEKCSGGSSSRKKSSAKRRIKCSQSESASSNAKNISESSDSENGPGKDAVSASQSAPPKAKPVGRGGLGKRNSKRVAERVLVCMQKRQKKTVVSDSDSIVEAHDHSSNDMITDPPVISSEDNARKEEFVDENICKQESTDNKSWKALEKGLLEKGMEIFGRNSCLIARNLLNGLKTCWEVFQYINWDEGKMSGSAGDGANSLVEGYSKGNNEVRRRSRFLRRRGRVRRLKYTWKSAAYHSIRKRITERKDQPCRQYNPCGCQSACGKQCPCLQNGTCCEKYCGCPKSCKNRFRGCHCAKSQCRSRQCPCFAADRECDPDVCRNCWVSCGDGSLGIPSQRGDNYECRNMKLLLKQQQRVLLGRSDVSGWGAFLKNSVGKHEYLGEYTGELISHREADKRGKIYDRENSSFLFNLNDQFVLDAYRKGDKLKFANHAPDPNCYAKVIMVAGDHRVGIFAKERIMAGEELFYDYRYEPDRAPAWARKPEASGSKKEDGAPSSGRAKKLA from the exons ATGGCGTCGAAGTCTCCGCCTCTGCCCCCTCCTCCGCCTTTCGCCTCTTCTTCTAGATCAGAGCTTCCCGTCGATCCATCC GGAAACAAAGCGGAGGAAGTGACTCCGACAGTTAAAGATGTGTCAATGGTTATTGATTCTTTAAAGAAACAAGTTGCTGCAGAACGAATTGTTTCCGTAAAG aaaagaatggaagaaaataGGCACAAGCTGGTTGGTGTCACAAACCACCTCTGCAGATTGTCAATGGAGAGGATGGCATGTAATGAAACTGATACACATAGAAGTCTGGACCTTTTAACAAAGCGGCAAAAGGATGCAATTGATATGCACAATGGTGTTCTTGCAAGTAGTGATGATGGGGAGAGCAATAGTTATCCTGAAGATGGTCATGGTTCTACAGCAGTTCTTCTGGGATCTAATGTTGCTGTGAAGAATGCTGTTCGTCCTATCAAGTTACCAGAAGTCAAAAGATTACCTCCTTACACCACATGGATATTTCTGGACAG AAATCAAAGAATGACAGAAGATCAGTCAGTTGTAGGTCGTAGGCGAATTTATTATGATCAAAATGGTGGAGAAGCACTTATTTGCAGTGACAGTGAAGAGGAAATAATAGATGATGAAGAGGAAAAAAGAGAGTTTGTAGATTCAGAAGATTATATACTTCG CATGACCGTTAGAGAATTGGGTTTATCTGATACTGTTCTGGACTCCTTGGCTCAATGCTTTTCTAGAAATACTAGTGAAATTAAG GCCAGATATGAAACTCTTAGTAACGAAGACAATGCTGCTAGGGGTTCCAAGAATGGAGATACCGAAGATATTTCTCAAAGTGAAAAGTCTTTTCTGGAAAAAGATCTTGAAGCAGCTCTTGACTCCTTTGACAATCTTTTTTGCCGACGCTGTCTT GTTTTCGATTGCCGATTACATGGAtgttcccaggatcttgtcttcCCC GCTGAGAAGCAACCTCTGTGGAACCCTCCTGATACTGAAAATGCACCATGTGGGCCGAATTGTTTTAAATCG GTACTTAAATCAGGAAGGTTTTCCAAAGCTACCTCTTCTGCCCAGGCTGATGTTGAAGAGAAATGTTCAGGTGGTTCTTCATCTAGGAAGAAGTCTTCTGCTAAAAGGCGCATAAAATGCAGCCAAAGTGAAAGTGCCTCATCTAATGCAAAGAACATATCTGAGAGTAGCGACTCAGAGAATGGGCCTGGAAAGGATGCTGTTTCAGCCTCCCAGTCAGCACCACCTAAAGCTAAACCTGTAGGGAGAGGTGGACTTGGTAAGAGGAACAGCAAGCGGGTGGCAGAACGTGTTCTAGTTTGCATGCAGAAACGGCAGAAGAAAACAGTGGTTTCTGATTCTGATTCCATT GTTGAAGCTCATGATCATTCATCAAATGACATGATCACTGACCCACCTGTCATCAGCAGTGAAGATAATGCAAGGAAAGAAGAGTTTGTGGATGAGAACATTTGTAAACAGGAATCCACTGACAATAAatcttggaaagctcttgaaAAAGGACTCCTAGAGAAAGGAATGGAGATATTTGGGAGAAACAG CTGCTTAATAGCCAGGAATCTTCTAAATGGTCTAAAGACATGTTGGGAGGTTTTCCAATACATAAATTGGGATGAAGGAAAGATGTCAGGTTCTGCTGGGGATGGTGCAAATTCTCTTGTGGAAGGCTATTCCAAG GGTAATAATGAAGTGAGACGAAGATCAAGATTTTTACGCAGAAGAGGTAGAGTTCGTCGCTTGAAGTATACCTGGAAATCTGCTGCTTATCATTCAATAAGGAAAAGGATTACAGAGAGAAAGGATCAACCCTGCAGACAGTACAATCCGTGTGGTTGCCAATCAGCTTGTGGAAAGCAGTGTCCATGTCTTCAAAATGGAACCTGCTGTGAGAAATACTGTGG ATGCCCGAAGAGTTGCAAGAATCGATTTCGTGGCTGTCACTGTGCGAAGAGTCAATGCCGAAGTCGTCAATGTCCTTGCTTTGCTGCAGATAGGGAATGTGATCCCGATGTTTGTAGGAATTGTTGGGTCAG CTGTGGTGATGGTTCTCTTGGGATACCTAGCCAAAGAGGTGATAATTATGAATGTAGGAACATGAAGCTTCTCCTCAAACAGCAACAAAGG GTTCTTCTTGGAAGGTCTGATGTATCTGGCTGgggagccttcttaaag AATAGTGTTGGTAAGCATGAATACCTTGGAGAGTATACTGGAGAGTTAATTTCTCATCGGGAAGCAGACAAGCGAGGAAAGATATATGACCGAGAAAATTCATCTTTTCTCTTTAATCTAAATGATCAG TTTGTTCTTGATGCTTACCGCAAAGGTGACAAGTTGAAGTTTGCAAACCATGCTCCTGATCCAAATTGCTATGCAAAG GTTATTATGGTTGCTGGAGACCACAGAGTAGGTATATTTGCCAAGGAACGGATAATGGCTGGGGAGGAACTGTTTTACGATTATCGATACGAACCTGATAGAGCTCCTGCCTGGGCTAGGAAACCAGAGGCATCTGGATCTAAAAAAGAGGACGGTGCTCCTTCAAGTGGTCGTGCAAAGAAGCTTGCGTAA
- the LOC130982763 gene encoding PI-PLC X domain-containing protein At5g67130-like translates to MCWPLLDSRTQCIAPSIIITYLFLSLFFSSLFLTTSSACFNGNCQVLEACSVATDCGPGLYCGNCPALGRKKPVCTRGQATLPTSIVNGLPFNKYTWIMTHNSFSIVDSPPLPGIQRLTFYNQEDTVTNQLRNGVRGLMLDMYDFEDDIWLCHSFRGQCFNFTAFQPALNTLKEVETFLTENPTEIVTIVIEDYVHTPKGLINLFTSAGLVKFWFPVSDMPKNGENWPTVTEMIQSNRRLLVFTSDASKEDEEGIAYQWRYMVENESGDPGMKQGSCPQRKESKPLNSRSASLFLQNYFPTYPVEADSCKEHSAPLVDTVNTCFKAAGNMLPSFVAVNFYMRSDGGGVFDVVDKMNGRTLCGCDTITACQVGAPFGSCKNIAVPSKSPGTNTGGSFTGYVQFARSASPDHFPNCLLVLSFYFLLIAVLL, encoded by the exons ATGTGCTGGCCTTTGTTGGATTCTCGTACCCAATGTATAGCACCTTCCATAATCATCACCTACCTCTTTCTGTCACTCTTCTTCTCATCCCTCTTCCTCACCACTTCCTCCGCATGCTTCAATGGCAATTGCCAG GTTCTGGAGGCATGTTCAGTTGCTACAGATTGTGGGCCAGGCCTATATTGTGGCAATTGCCCTGCGTTGGGAAGGAAAAAACCTGTTTGCACCAGAGGCCAAGCCACCCTTCCAACATCAATA GTTAATGGGTTACCTTTCAATAAGTACACATGGATCATGACCCATAATTCATTCAGCATCGTGGATTCACCCCCTCTGCCTGGTATTCAGAGACTCACTTTCTACAATCAAGAAGACACCGTCACAAATCAACTCAGG AATGGAGTGAGGGGACTGATGTTGGATATGTACGATTTCGAGGATGACATTTGGCTGTGTCATTCATTTCGAGGGCAATGCTTCAATTTCACTGCCTTT CAACCTGCACTGAATACTCTGAAAGAAGTGGAAACATTCTTGACTGAAAATCCAACAGAGATTGTCACCATTGTGATTGAAGACTATGTGCATACTCCAAAGGGGTTGATTAATCTCTTCACAAGTGCTGGACTAGTTAAATTTTGGTTCCCCGTATCTGATATGCCAAAGAATGGTGAAAATTGGCCTACTGTAACAGAGATGATTCAGTCAAATCGTCGGCTTCTTGTGTTCACTTCTGATGCATCAAAGGAAGATGAAGAAGGAATAGCTTATCAGTGGAGGTACATGGTTGAAAATGAGT CTGGAGATCCTGGTATGAAGCAGGGTTCTTGCCCACAGAGAAAAGAATCAAAGCCACTAAATTCTAGAAGTGCATCACTATTCCTGCAGAATTATTTTCCAACATATCCAGTTGAAGCTGACTCTTGCAAAGAGCATTCAGCTCCACTTGTGGATACGGTGAATACATGTTTCAAAGCTGCAGGCAATATGCTGCCAAGCTTTGTAGCAGTTAATTTTTACATG AgaagtgatggtggtggtgtaTTTGATGTTGTTGATAAAATGAATGGCCGTACATTGTGTGGATGTGATACAATAACTGCTTGCCAG GTAGGAGCACCTTTTGGATCCTGCAAGAACATTGCTGTACCTAGTAAGAGTCCAGGGACGAACACAGGTGGAAGCTTTACTGGATATGTGCAATTTGCTAGATCAGCTTCGCCAGACCATTTTCCAAATTGCTTGCTTGTCCTCTCGTTTTATTTCCTGCTTATTGCAGTTTTGTTGTGA
- the LOC130982228 gene encoding F-box protein At5g67140, translating to MEGAECECEIDRLPIDLLAHIFVLLTSFTDLAQASSVCKKWKQGVKESLARRRYLSFAGWKMDDDSTARLVRYAYNLTKLDIPRSRWGCQITDTGLVRISSAKCVINLKSISLWGLTGITDEGVIHLISRTRSLEHLNVGGTFITDESLFAIATSCPNLKTIVLWSCRQVTESGLFALVDKCPKLKSMNVWGTRVPVDSLKNLLITSPTLQIKL from the exons ATGGAAGGAGCAGAGTGCGAGTGTGAGATTGATCGGTTGCCAATTGACTTGTTGGCTCATATCTTTGTTCTCTTAACCTCCTTCACTGATTTGGCACA agcaAGCAGTGTTTGCAAGAAATGGAAGCAAGGGGTGAAGGAATCTCTGGCTCGGAGACGCTACCTCAGCTTTGCCGGTTGGAAGATGGATGATGATTCCACCGCTCGCCTCGTTCGCTATGCTTACAACCTCACTAAACTCGACAT ACCAAGAAGCCGCTGGGGATGCCAAATAACTGATACTGGACTTGTCAGAATTTCTTCGGCAAAGTGTGTCATCAATCTCAAATCCATATCACTCTGGGGTTTGACTGGCATCACAGATGAAGGTGTTATTCATCTG ATATCAAGAACTAGATCCTTAGAGCATCTCAATGTTGGTGGTACATTTATCACTGATGAATCTCTCTTTGCCATAGCAACAAGTTGTCCAAATTTGAAG ACTATTGTTCTGTGGAGCTGCCGTCAAGTAACTGAGAGTGGTCTTTTTGCCTTAGTTGATAAATGCCCCAAACTGAAATCAATGAATGTATGGGGAACAAGAGTTCCTGTGGACAGCCTTAAAAACTTGCTTATTACAAGTCCAACTCTTCAGATTAAATTGTAA